The Kitasatospora paranensis genome has a window encoding:
- a CDS encoding alkaline phosphatase D family protein, which produces MLKAAALTAGAAVLPLAAGGSTATAATAPQFLHGIASGDPLPDGLVLWTRVTPTPDAVPGSGAGPDTDVVWQLAGDRAFTSIRASGTVTSSAASDHTVKVDVRGLDADTPYWYRFTAGGTTSPVGRTRTAPKADAALDRLRLGVASCANWEAGYFSAYRHLAARGDLDVFLFLGDYIYEYKSGEFCAAGTVVRPHEPAHEILTLADYRTRHGKYKTDTDLQSLHALVPTVAIWDDHEFANDAWSGGAENHTPATEGDWSARMAAAKQAYFEWMPVRPSVAGTTYRRLRYGKLADLHLLDLRSFRSAQAKVGSGDIDSADRTITGRAQLDWLKSGLSASDTTWRLIGNEVMISPVAFFSLPDFLLRPLAKMLGLPGEGLAVNPDQWDGYTHDRRELLGHLKDHGIGNTVFLTGDIHSAWAADVPYEAATYPGSGSVATEFVVTSVSSDNVDDFLHVAPQTLSLVGVAAIEAANRHIKWVDLDSHGYGVLDITPQAVQMDYYVLSDRTRKDATTKWTRSYRTRTGSQQVERAWAPVK; this is translated from the coding sequence GTGCTGAAGGCCGCCGCCCTGACCGCGGGCGCGGCCGTCCTTCCCCTCGCCGCGGGCGGATCGACGGCCACCGCCGCCACCGCCCCGCAGTTCCTGCACGGCATCGCCTCCGGCGACCCGCTCCCCGACGGCCTCGTGCTGTGGACGAGAGTGACACCCACCCCCGACGCCGTCCCCGGCTCCGGGGCCGGGCCGGACACCGACGTCGTCTGGCAGCTCGCCGGCGACCGGGCGTTCACCTCGATCCGCGCCAGCGGCACGGTGACCAGCAGCGCGGCCTCGGACCACACCGTCAAGGTGGACGTCCGCGGCCTCGACGCCGACACCCCGTACTGGTACCGCTTCACCGCGGGCGGCACCACCTCGCCGGTCGGCCGGACCCGCACCGCGCCGAAGGCCGACGCCGCCCTCGACCGGCTGCGGCTCGGCGTCGCCTCCTGCGCCAACTGGGAGGCGGGGTACTTCTCCGCGTACCGGCACCTCGCGGCCCGCGGCGACCTCGACGTCTTCCTCTTCCTCGGCGACTACATCTACGAATACAAGAGCGGCGAGTTCTGCGCCGCCGGCACCGTGGTGCGCCCGCACGAGCCCGCCCACGAGATCCTCACGCTGGCCGACTACCGCACCCGGCACGGGAAGTACAAGACCGACACCGACCTCCAGTCGCTGCACGCGCTCGTCCCGACCGTCGCCATCTGGGACGACCACGAGTTCGCCAACGACGCGTGGTCCGGCGGCGCCGAGAACCACACCCCGGCCACCGAGGGCGACTGGTCGGCCCGGATGGCCGCGGCCAAGCAGGCCTACTTCGAGTGGATGCCCGTCCGGCCGTCCGTCGCCGGCACCACCTACCGCCGGCTGCGCTACGGCAAGTTGGCCGACCTGCACCTCCTCGACCTGCGCTCGTTCCGCTCCGCGCAGGCCAAGGTCGGCAGCGGCGACATCGACTCGGCGGACCGCACCATCACCGGCCGGGCACAACTCGACTGGCTGAAGTCCGGGTTGTCCGCCTCCGACACCACCTGGCGGCTGATCGGGAACGAGGTGATGATCTCCCCCGTGGCGTTCTTCTCGCTGCCCGACTTCCTGCTCCGCCCGCTCGCCAAGATGCTCGGCCTGCCCGGCGAGGGCCTGGCGGTCAACCCCGACCAGTGGGACGGCTACACCCACGACCGGCGCGAACTCCTCGGCCACCTCAAGGACCACGGGATCGGCAACACCGTCTTCCTGACCGGCGACATCCACTCGGCCTGGGCCGCGGACGTCCCGTACGAGGCCGCCACCTACCCGGGCTCGGGCAGCGTCGCCACCGAGTTCGTGGTCACCTCGGTCAGTTCGGACAACGTCGACGACTTCCTGCACGTCGCCCCGCAGACCCTCTCGCTGGTGGGCGTGGCCGCGATCGAGGCCGCCAACCGCCACATCAAGTGGGTCGACCTCGACTCGCACGGCTACGGCGTCCTCGACATCACCCCGCAGGCCGTCCAGATGGACTACTACGTCCTCTCCGACCGCACCCGCAAGGACGCCACCACCAAGTGGACCCGCTCCTACCGGACCAGGACGGGCAGCCAGCAGGTCGAGCGCGCCTGGGCGCCCGTGAAGTGA
- the lspA gene encoding signal peptidase II, which yields MDEPAGAQADPAGATAASGAAAAVRRRRIGVLLAVALFAYLIDLGSKLLVVARLEGRPPIQVIGDVMTFQVIRNPGAAFGMGQAMTVVFTAIAAAVIVVIWRIARRLHSLPWAVALGLLLGGALGNLTDRLFRAPGIFRGHVVDFISVQHFAVFNLADSAIVCGGILVVLLSFRGSNPDGSVHHSHHSARAGKDDDTTAE from the coding sequence GTGGACGAACCCGCCGGGGCGCAGGCCGACCCCGCCGGCGCCACCGCCGCCTCCGGGGCGGCCGCCGCGGTGCGCCGCCGCCGCATCGGCGTCCTGCTGGCCGTCGCCCTCTTCGCCTACCTGATCGACCTCGGCAGCAAGCTGCTGGTCGTCGCCCGGCTGGAGGGCCGCCCGCCGATCCAGGTCATCGGCGACGTCATGACCTTCCAGGTGATCCGCAACCCCGGCGCCGCCTTCGGCATGGGCCAGGCGATGACCGTGGTCTTCACCGCCATCGCCGCCGCCGTCATCGTCGTCATCTGGCGGATCGCCCGCCGGCTCCACAGCCTGCCGTGGGCCGTCGCCCTCGGCCTGCTGCTCGGCGGCGCGCTGGGCAACCTCACCGACCGGCTGTTCCGTGCCCCCGGCATCTTCCGCGGCCACGTGGTGGACTTCATCTCCGTCCAGCACTTCGCGGTCTTCAACCTCGCCGACTCCGCGATCGTCTGCGGCGGCATCCTGGTGGTGCTGCTCTCGTTCCGCGGCTCCAACCCGGACGGCTCCGTCCACCACAGCCACCACAGCGCCCGCGCGGGCAAGGACGACGACACCACCGCCGAGTGA
- a CDS encoding RluA family pseudouridine synthase encodes MSIAAQTRSLPVPDGLEGERLDAALARMFGFSRTKAAELAADGKVTLDGAAAGKSDRVTAGSWLEVEIPAPAAPVRIVAEHVEGMRIVHDDDDLVLIDKPVGVAAHPSPGWTGPTVIGGLAAAGYRISTSGAAERQGVVHRLDVGTSGLMVVAKSERAYTDLKRQFHDRVVEKKYNALVQGHPDPMSGTVDAPIGRHPSSDWKWAVTRDGKPSVTHYDLIEAYRAASLLDIKLETGRTHQIRVHMSALRHPCVGDLTYGADPTLAKRLGLTRQWLHAVQLGFEHPSDGQWVEFRSDYPADLQKALDVIASES; translated from the coding sequence GTGAGTATTGCAGCGCAGACCCGCAGCCTTCCCGTTCCCGACGGCCTGGAGGGCGAGCGACTCGACGCCGCCCTCGCCCGGATGTTCGGCTTCTCCCGGACGAAGGCCGCCGAGCTGGCCGCCGACGGCAAGGTGACGCTCGACGGCGCCGCCGCCGGCAAGTCGGACCGGGTGACGGCGGGCTCCTGGCTGGAGGTCGAGATCCCGGCCCCCGCCGCCCCGGTGCGGATCGTCGCCGAGCACGTCGAGGGCATGCGGATCGTCCACGACGACGACGACCTCGTGCTGATCGACAAGCCGGTCGGCGTCGCCGCCCACCCCAGCCCCGGCTGGACGGGTCCCACCGTGATCGGCGGCCTCGCCGCCGCCGGCTACCGCATCTCCACCTCCGGCGCCGCCGAGCGCCAGGGCGTCGTGCACCGCCTCGACGTCGGCACCTCCGGCCTGATGGTCGTCGCCAAGTCGGAGCGCGCCTACACCGACCTCAAGCGGCAGTTCCACGACCGCGTGGTCGAGAAGAAGTACAACGCCCTCGTCCAGGGCCACCCCGACCCGATGTCCGGCACCGTCGACGCCCCGATCGGCCGCCACCCCAGCAGCGACTGGAAGTGGGCGGTCACCCGCGACGGCAAGCCCTCGGTCACCCACTACGACCTCATCGAGGCCTACCGCGCCGCCTCCCTGCTCGACATCAAGCTGGAGACCGGCCGCACCCACCAGATCCGGGTGCACATGTCGGCGCTGCGCCACCCCTGCGTCGGCGACCTCACCTACGGCGCCGACCCCACGCTGGCCAAGCGGCTCGGCCTGACCCGCCAGTGGCTGCACGCCGTCCAGCTCGGCTTCGAGCACCCCTCGGACGGTCAGTGGGTCGAGTTCCGCAGCGACTACCCGGCCGACCTGCAGAAGGCCCTCGACGTGATCGCGTCGGAGAGCTGA
- a CDS encoding GNAT family N-acetyltransferase: MADITVAVTEDQLAQVRAVRREVFVEEQNVPEELEYDALDATSLHVLALGEDGVALGTGRLIHGSHAFGITGIEGRVLLGRLAVRKPARGTGLGVGLVRAIEQAGREHGARELELHAQVQALGFYERLGYTAEGPVYDDAGIPHRTMTRVL; encoded by the coding sequence ATGGCCGACATCACGGTGGCGGTCACCGAGGATCAGCTCGCGCAGGTGCGCGCGGTGCGCCGCGAGGTCTTCGTCGAGGAGCAGAACGTCCCCGAGGAGCTGGAGTACGACGCGCTGGACGCGACCTCGCTCCACGTGCTCGCCCTCGGCGAGGACGGCGTCGCGCTCGGCACCGGCCGGCTGATCCACGGGTCGCACGCGTTCGGGATCACCGGCATCGAGGGCCGGGTGCTGCTGGGCCGGCTCGCCGTCCGCAAGCCCGCCCGCGGCACCGGCCTCGGCGTCGGCCTCGTCCGCGCCATCGAGCAGGCCGGCCGGGAGCACGGCGCCCGCGAGCTGGAGCTGCACGCCCAGGTCCAGGCCCTCGGCTTCTACGAGCGGCTCGGCTACACCGCGGAGGGCCCGGTCTACGACGACGCCGGCATTCCGCACCGCACCATGACCCGGGTGCTCTGA
- a CDS encoding M9 family metallopeptidase: protein MTRGLTLAVACCLALSLFSAHTRAAAASRPAPAAAPAHRGTAPQAAAATDSLVHQGSSDLAARAPHTPVDHPARPAAALARPAAAAACAVGDFTGRTGSALVQQIRAASVDCVNSLFTLTGTDGYGAFREAQMVTVADALRDVSAAYPGDDSTSATQLVLYLRAGYYVQWYHPADVGTYGSTLQSAIRGALDAFYAAPHSRDVTEANGRTLAEAVTLIDSAAENARYLSVVIRLLSGYSSAYDASGSMVAAVNNTYTVLWRGHQSADFVTAVRADHSVLDALSNFAITNDALLGTAQGYLTSNAGRELARFLQYADLQPVVRPLVQNLLGRSAMTGRTAQLWMGMAEMADGYDQADCAGYGTCDLAARVKAAVLTTTSTCSPSIRILAQQMSAAELAATCTSLTGQDAYVHGIVRDSGPVADDRNTTIEVCVFDSSTDYQTYAGVIYGIDTNNGGIYLEGDPSTAGNQPRFVAYEAEWLRPAFQIWNLNHEYTHYLDGRFDMAGDFSAGQTTPTVWWVEGFAEYVSYSYRGVDYTDAMTQAGRHTYALSTLFDTTYDNADQTRVYNWGYLAVRYMLQSHRGDMDAVLAKYRTGDWNGARSYLKTTIGTRYDADFATWLTACSGGTCGSLPPADECTAADTRRLDNGCRRSGLAATTGNYSYLYLWVPAGTARLTVTSSGGTGNADLYWSGTGWATTGSYGARSTAAGNTESLTVANPPAGWNYVSLYAQQGFTGAAVTTSF, encoded by the coding sequence GTGACGCGAGGACTCACCCTCGCCGTCGCCTGCTGCCTCGCCCTCTCGCTCTTCTCGGCCCACACCCGGGCGGCCGCCGCGAGCCGGCCCGCCCCCGCCGCGGCCCCCGCCCACCGGGGCACCGCCCCGCAGGCCGCCGCCGCAACCGACTCCCTGGTGCACCAAGGGAGTTCGGACCTCGCGGCACGCGCCCCGCACACCCCCGTCGACCACCCGGCCCGACCCGCCGCGGCCCTGGCCCGCCCGGCCGCCGCAGCGGCCTGCGCCGTCGGCGACTTCACCGGCCGCACCGGCAGCGCCCTCGTCCAGCAGATCAGGGCCGCGAGCGTCGACTGCGTCAACTCGCTCTTCACGCTGACCGGCACCGACGGCTACGGCGCGTTCCGCGAGGCACAGATGGTCACCGTCGCCGACGCCCTGCGCGACGTCTCCGCCGCCTACCCGGGCGACGACAGCACCTCGGCCACCCAGCTGGTGCTCTACCTGCGGGCCGGCTACTACGTGCAGTGGTACCACCCGGCCGACGTCGGCACCTACGGCAGCACCCTGCAGAGCGCGATCCGCGGCGCCCTCGACGCCTTCTACGCCGCCCCGCACTCCCGCGACGTCACCGAGGCCAACGGCCGCACCCTCGCCGAGGCCGTCACCCTGATCGACAGCGCCGCCGAGAACGCCCGCTACCTGTCGGTCGTCATCCGGCTGCTGTCCGGCTACAGCAGCGCCTACGACGCGTCCGGGTCCATGGTCGCCGCCGTCAACAACACCTACACCGTGCTCTGGCGCGGCCACCAGTCCGCCGACTTCGTCACCGCCGTCCGGGCCGACCACAGCGTCCTGGACGCCCTGTCGAACTTCGCGATCACCAACGACGCCCTGCTCGGCACCGCCCAGGGCTACCTCACCTCCAACGCCGGCCGCGAACTCGCCCGCTTCCTCCAGTACGCCGACCTCCAGCCCGTCGTCCGGCCGCTGGTGCAGAACCTCCTCGGCCGCAGCGCCATGACCGGCCGCACCGCCCAACTCTGGATGGGCATGGCCGAGATGGCGGACGGCTACGACCAGGCCGACTGCGCCGGCTACGGCACCTGCGACCTCGCCGCCCGGGTCAAGGCCGCCGTCCTCACCACCACCTCCACCTGCTCGCCGAGCATCCGCATCCTCGCCCAGCAGATGTCCGCCGCCGAACTCGCCGCCACCTGCACCAGCCTGACCGGCCAGGACGCCTACGTGCACGGCATCGTCCGGGACAGCGGCCCGGTCGCCGACGACCGGAACACCACCATCGAGGTCTGCGTCTTCGACTCCAGCACCGACTACCAGACCTACGCCGGCGTGATCTACGGCATCGACACCAACAACGGCGGCATCTACCTGGAGGGCGACCCCTCCACGGCCGGCAACCAGCCCCGGTTCGTCGCCTACGAGGCCGAGTGGCTGCGCCCGGCCTTCCAGATCTGGAACCTCAACCACGAGTACACCCACTACCTCGACGGCCGGTTCGACATGGCGGGCGACTTCTCCGCCGGCCAGACCACCCCGACCGTCTGGTGGGTCGAGGGCTTCGCCGAGTACGTCTCCTACTCCTACCGCGGCGTCGACTACACCGACGCGATGACCCAGGCCGGCCGGCACACCTACGCGCTGAGCACGCTGTTCGACACCACCTACGACAACGCCGACCAGACCCGGGTCTACAACTGGGGCTACCTGGCCGTGCGCTACATGCTCCAGTCGCACCGCGGCGACATGGACGCGGTGCTCGCCAAGTACCGCACCGGCGACTGGAACGGCGCCCGCAGCTACCTGAAGACCACCATCGGCACCCGCTACGACGCCGACTTCGCCACCTGGCTGACCGCCTGCAGCGGCGGCACCTGCGGCAGCCTCCCGCCCGCCGACGAGTGCACCGCCGCCGACACCCGCCGGCTCGACAACGGCTGCCGCCGCTCCGGCCTGGCCGCCACCACCGGCAACTACAGCTACCTCTACCTGTGGGTGCCGGCCGGCACCGCCCGGCTGACCGTCACCAGCAGCGGCGGCACCGGCAACGCCGACCTGTACTGGAGCGGCACCGGCTGGGCCACCACCGGCTCCTACGGGGCCCGCTCCACGGCGGCCGGCAACACCGAGTCGCTGACCGTCGCCAACCCGCCCGCCGGCTGGAACTACGTCAGCCTCTACGCCCAGCAGGGCTTCACCGGCGCGGCCGTCACCACCTCGTTCTGA
- a CDS encoding MXAN_6230/SCO0854 family RING domain-containing protein: MTRVASTDVDLDSFLLRRRGVVCVPTGDLLPATDPWSADGLVALDADLAQRGYLLTGGLRTALARSTPTALAATGGGLLARIDHLLGADRRHLALFHRFPDAVPDHAHILYSRSIRAFLLNQPRQPCAHCGRTGAEAGIGALAPCAHLLCAGCHAGLVAERRADRCPLCGTGLAAGTYLGADNPAGHRAAQDFGGQQTLRPLRLAEGDAVTVALADLRRLLARRTPLNPQDREDLAALLTLAPADLPERLPEQIPVRETKATVLAALLRRDRALALPVLAARIDTATDVLRVLWAWSGAEPDLLPATARRLRLRNLPRPLRRDLLAILDGLGPGPLAEDLRRHRSAWLRAGELLHPFEYRERYPAVAAAFALLRGTDLRDHPVGAAFAEPPAPLRVVESGGRTRLGFTGFAGRVEILLAAGDAPGAARVLARRPGELARRLHHLLRVHENAVPGAPLPQETLRTVAGALRGAAPGPLLGAYGRLRGAREHGERRLYFPRGTVSLAHARRDEGTVVPAALGAPVCSVIETELLRRAGGERLDLAVLDEALSDLMVPSAERAAARTLVAVPRGSRQRLPGGDRLRLFLHWMQPEHLRVDLDLSVALYDDDWHFTGMCDYTELVHGDRAAVHSGDLVSAPPPDGATEFVDLDLARLAAGGARWAVVVVFSYNDVPFEELTDAFAGFIQLDAADGAVGHFDPKAVRQRLDLMGDAKVCVPMIVDLADRRYTWTDLNTGADGGFHSIRRYHDEVGGLCRDVLAHFAPGGRATLWDLACAVAAAGTDEVLVRDRDGGGVRAWLRGTDEPVERFADRLRARRAPDRPEPRSLTERLTGAKAFAALVDGDVPAPEQVSGAVYRLYPGPLDAAPEAWERLTAGDLAARFAPRTH, translated from the coding sequence ATGACCCGAGTCGCCTCGACCGATGTCGACCTCGACTCCTTCCTGCTCCGCCGCCGCGGCGTCGTCTGCGTGCCGACCGGCGACCTGCTCCCCGCCACCGACCCCTGGAGCGCCGACGGCCTGGTGGCCCTGGACGCCGACCTCGCCCAGCGCGGCTACCTGCTGACCGGCGGACTGCGCACCGCACTGGCCCGCTCCACCCCCACCGCGCTGGCCGCGACGGGCGGCGGGCTGCTCGCCCGGATCGACCACCTGCTCGGCGCGGACCGCCGGCACCTCGCGCTCTTCCACCGCTTCCCCGACGCGGTGCCCGATCACGCGCACATCCTCTACTCGCGCAGCATCCGGGCGTTCCTGCTCAACCAGCCGCGCCAGCCGTGCGCGCACTGCGGCCGCACCGGCGCCGAGGCCGGGATCGGCGCCCTCGCCCCCTGCGCCCACCTGCTGTGCGCGGGCTGCCACGCCGGGCTGGTGGCCGAGCGACGGGCCGACCGCTGCCCGCTCTGCGGGACGGGCCTGGCCGCAGGCACGTACCTCGGCGCGGACAACCCGGCCGGGCACCGGGCCGCGCAGGACTTCGGCGGGCAGCAGACCCTGCGCCCGCTGCGGCTCGCCGAGGGCGATGCGGTCACCGTCGCCCTCGCCGACCTCAGGCGGCTGCTCGCCCGCCGGACGCCTCTCAACCCGCAGGACCGCGAGGACCTCGCCGCACTCCTCACGCTCGCCCCCGCCGACCTGCCCGAGCGGCTGCCGGAGCAGATCCCCGTCCGGGAGACCAAGGCGACGGTGCTCGCCGCGCTGCTCCGCCGCGACCGGGCCCTGGCCCTGCCGGTGCTCGCCGCGCGGATCGACACCGCGACCGACGTGCTGCGGGTGCTCTGGGCCTGGTCGGGCGCCGAGCCCGACCTGCTGCCCGCCACCGCCCGCCGACTGCGGCTGCGCAACCTGCCGCGCCCGCTCCGCCGCGACCTGCTGGCGATCCTGGACGGCCTGGGGCCGGGCCCGCTCGCCGAGGACCTGCGGCGGCACCGCTCCGCCTGGCTGCGGGCCGGCGAACTGCTCCACCCGTTCGAGTACCGCGAGCGGTACCCGGCCGTGGCGGCGGCGTTCGCCCTGCTGCGCGGCACGGACCTGCGCGACCACCCGGTCGGTGCCGCCTTCGCCGAACCACCCGCCCCGCTGCGGGTGGTGGAGTCCGGCGGCCGGACCCGCCTGGGCTTCACCGGCTTCGCCGGGCGGGTGGAGATCCTACTGGCGGCCGGCGACGCACCGGGCGCCGCCCGGGTGCTGGCCCGCCGCCCCGGCGAGCTCGCCCGCCGGCTCCACCACCTGCTGCGGGTGCACGAGAACGCGGTCCCGGGCGCGCCGTTGCCGCAGGAGACCCTGCGCACCGTCGCCGGGGCGCTCCGCGGCGCCGCCCCCGGCCCGCTGCTCGGGGCCTACGGCCGGCTGCGCGGCGCCCGGGAGCACGGCGAGCGGCGGCTGTACTTCCCCCGGGGCACGGTGTCCCTGGCGCACGCCCGCCGGGACGAGGGCACGGTCGTGCCCGCGGCCCTCGGCGCACCGGTCTGCTCGGTGATCGAGACGGAGCTGCTGCGGCGGGCGGGCGGTGAGCGCCTCGACCTCGCCGTGCTGGACGAGGCGCTTTCCGACCTGATGGTGCCGTCCGCCGAGCGGGCGGCGGCCCGCACGCTGGTCGCGGTGCCGCGGGGCAGTCGCCAGCGGCTCCCGGGCGGCGACCGGCTGCGGCTCTTCCTGCACTGGATGCAGCCGGAGCACCTGCGGGTGGACCTCGACCTGTCGGTGGCGCTGTACGACGACGACTGGCATTTCACCGGGATGTGCGACTACACCGAGCTGGTGCACGGCGACCGTGCGGCCGTGCACTCCGGCGACCTCGTCTCCGCGCCGCCGCCGGACGGCGCCACCGAGTTCGTCGACCTCGACCTCGCGCGGCTGGCCGCCGGCGGCGCCCGCTGGGCGGTGGTGGTGGTGTTCAGCTACAACGACGTCCCCTTCGAGGAACTCACCGATGCGTTCGCGGGGTTCATCCAGCTCGACGCGGCGGACGGGGCGGTCGGGCACTTCGACCCGAAGGCCGTCCGGCAGCGGCTGGACCTGATGGGAGACGCGAAGGTCTGCGTCCCGATGATCGTCGACCTGGCGGACCGCCGGTACACCTGGACGGATCTCAACACCGGTGCGGACGGCGGCTTCCACAGCATCCGCCGGTACCACGACGAGGTGGGCGGGCTCTGCCGGGACGTCCTGGCGCACTTCGCGCCCGGCGGCCGCGCCACGCTCTGGGACCTGGCCTGCGCGGTGGCCGCCGCGGGGACGGACGAGGTGCTCGTCCGCGACCGGGACGGCGGGGGCGTGCGGGCGTGGCTGCGCGGCACGGACGAACCGGTGGAGCGGTTCGCCGACCGGCTGCGCGCACGGCGCGCCCCCGATCGGCCGGAGCCCCGGTCGCTGACCGAACGGCTCACCGGGGCAAAGGCGTTCGCTGCGCTGGTCGACGGTGACGTACCCGCTCCCGAGCAGGTCTCCGGAGCGGTGTACCGGCTGTACCCGGGGCCGCTGGACGCTGCTCCCGAGGCATGGGAGCGGCTCACCGCCGGAGACCTGGCGGCCCGGTTCGCACCCCGGACGCACTGA
- a CDS encoding dienelactone hydrolase family protein: protein MGDHGRVDAHEAKEHPVAQIVLFHSAFGLRPAVHAAADRLRAAGHQVHTPDLYDGRTFDTVEEGMAYKDEITHDELLRRAIAAAAPLISPDGPGLVYAGFSLGGALAQNLALADERAAGLLLLHGTSDIRDDAATSVAVQLHVAEPDPFEPEDWLNAWYLRMTKAGADVEVHRYRGAGHLYTDPELPDWDEEATERTWAAALDFLADLEG, encoded by the coding sequence ATGGGGGATCATGGACGGGTCGACGCCCACGAAGCGAAGGAACACCCGGTGGCCCAGATCGTCCTCTTCCACTCCGCCTTCGGCCTGCGCCCCGCCGTGCACGCCGCCGCCGACCGGCTGCGCGCCGCCGGCCACCAGGTCCACACCCCCGACCTGTACGACGGTCGCACCTTCGACACCGTCGAGGAGGGCATGGCGTACAAGGACGAGATCACCCACGACGAGCTGCTGCGCCGCGCGATCGCCGCCGCCGCGCCGCTGATCTCCCCGGACGGCCCCGGCCTGGTCTACGCGGGCTTCTCGCTCGGCGGCGCGCTGGCCCAGAACCTCGCGCTCGCCGACGAGCGGGCCGCCGGCCTGCTGCTCCTGCACGGCACCTCGGACATCCGCGACGACGCGGCGACCTCGGTGGCCGTCCAGCTGCACGTCGCCGAGCCCGACCCGTTCGAGCCGGAGGACTGGCTGAACGCCTGGTACCTGCGGATGACCAAGGCCGGTGCCGACGTCGAGGTCCACCGCTACCGCGGGGCCGGCCACCTCTACACCGACCCCGAGCTGCCGGACTGGGACGAGGAGGCCACCGAACGGACCTGGGCGGCCGCGCTGGACTTCCTCGCCGACCTGGAGGGCTGA
- a CDS encoding TraR/DksA family transcriptional regulator, with product MSTARRKTSTSTGRTAATSRHHVPAATGARAGGAESVDPAELPVRAGEDPWTSEEVAELHAELDADLQRLRTEIENSEAAITGLMRDSNDGAGDDQVDAGTKNINRESELALANNARDGLAQTERALARLEGVGFGVCESCGQAIGKARLQAFPRATLCVSCKAKQERR from the coding sequence GTGAGCACTGCGCGGCGCAAGACGAGTACCAGCACCGGCCGGACGGCGGCCACCAGTCGGCACCACGTGCCCGCGGCCACCGGTGCCCGCGCGGGCGGGGCCGAGTCGGTGGACCCGGCCGAGCTGCCCGTCCGGGCCGGCGAGGACCCGTGGACGTCCGAGGAGGTCGCCGAGCTGCACGCCGAGCTCGACGCCGACCTGCAGCGACTGCGCACCGAGATCGAGAACTCCGAGGCCGCGATCACCGGGCTGATGCGGGACTCCAACGACGGCGCCGGGGACGACCAGGTCGACGCCGGCACCAAGAACATCAACCGGGAGAGCGAGCTCGCCCTCGCCAACAACGCCCGCGACGGCCTCGCCCAGACCGAGCGCGCGCTCGCCCGCCTGGAGGGCGTCGGCTTCGGCGTCTGCGAGTCCTGCGGCCAGGCCATCGGCAAGGCCCGCCTCCAGGCGTTCCCCCGGGCCACCCTCTGCGTGAGCTGCAAGGCCAAGCAGGAACGCCGCTAG
- a CDS encoding O-methyltransferase, translating to MDDTPTHLPPAVSVLRAAAAAHGFTLSCEDRTGSLLAVLAAARPGGRILELGTGAGEGAAWLLSGMDAGARLVSVELDADVQALARTALATDPRAEFVTADGGAWLEAYDGPPFDLVFADTWPGKFTHLERALELVAPGGTYLIDDLLPQPGWPDGHLASVQELIADLTGRPDLRTVRLTWASGLLMAVRTE from the coding sequence ATGGACGACACTCCGACCCATCTGCCGCCTGCCGTAAGCGTGTTGCGCGCGGCTGCGGCCGCCCACGGCTTCACCCTGTCGTGCGAGGACCGGACGGGCAGCCTGCTCGCCGTCCTCGCGGCTGCCCGGCCCGGCGGCCGGATCCTCGAACTCGGCACCGGCGCGGGCGAGGGCGCCGCCTGGCTGCTGAGCGGCATGGACGCCGGCGCCCGGCTGGTGAGCGTGGAGTTGGACGCCGACGTCCAGGCACTCGCCCGCACCGCACTGGCCACCGACCCGCGGGCCGAGTTCGTGACCGCGGACGGCGGGGCCTGGCTGGAGGCGTACGACGGGCCGCCGTTCGACCTGGTCTTCGCCGACACCTGGCCCGGCAAGTTCACCCACCTGGAACGGGCCCTGGAACTGGTCGCCCCCGGCGGCACGTACCTGATCGACGACCTGCTGCCGCAGCCCGGCTGGCCGGACGGGCACCTGGCGTCCGTCCAGGAGCTGATCGCCGACCTGACCGGCCGACCGGATCTGCGGACCGTCCGTCTGACGTGGGCCTCCGGCCTGCTGATGGCCGTTCGGACGGAGTGA